The sequence TCAAAAAACCGCATGGGATTATTTGAACCCAAATATTGATTATGACGAAATGGTCGATGACCGCGACGGTCAGGTTTACAAGACGGTGAAGATTGGCGACCAGGTGTGGATGGCGGAGAACTTGAACTACAAAGTGGACTCTAGTTTTTGCTACAACGATTCTCTCGAATATTGCGAAAAGTATGGACGGCTTTACAAGTGGGCTGCGGCGGTTGACAAGTCCGAAGAGGAATGTGGCTACGGCAATGTTTGCAGGCTTTCCGGCAAGGTACGTGGTGTGTGTCCTGAGGGCTGGCATTTGCCCGATACTACGGAATGGATAACGCTGTTTACCGGAGTCGGCGGACAATTTGTCGGAGCCGGCGTACAATGGACTGCGGGCAATATCCTGAAATCGCAGACTGGTTGGAATAATGATGGCAACGGTACTGATGATGATGACAACATGAATGAATTAATGTCGCAGATGGGTTGGAATGGTAATGGCGATGGCTCAGACGCTTATGGTTTTTCCGCGATTCCATCGGGCTACAGGAA is a genomic window of uncultured Fibrobacter sp. containing:
- a CDS encoding fibrobacter succinogenes major paralogous domain-containing protein, producing MSLKICIPAIAAFILVACGGDGNKASDPEPSAEADFVVDTFGDLSVCTDKREGATAYVKDEDNAYICTDGDWTIDTNADTRKKSSSGKDKAKSSSSRCEDCKDGANSNGSSGNQKTAWDYLNPNIDYDEMVDDRDGQVYKTVKIGDQVWMAENLNYKVDSSFCYNDSLEYCEKYGRLYKWAAAVDKSEEECGYGNVCRLSGKVRGVCPEGWHLPDTTEWITLFTGVGGQFVGAGVQWTAGNILKSQTGWNNDGNGTDDDDNMNELMSQMGWNGNGDGSDAYGFSAIPSGYRNSYGFFRNNSSYFWSASENDGDYAYCMSLFYYIENASLSFGEKSEASSVRCLKD